In Haladaptatus paucihalophilus DX253, the following proteins share a genomic window:
- a CDS encoding ABC transporter permease, translating to MGYQRGLCTQWSRRDRLTIVIIAVAVAFLVGTTVLLVAANTQTSSISSGFSDSMAVTHYDTVDEANAAAGGDDIVLPVAAVEQNGTSGYVVGVPDDAPTVLQDISVSWREARFPHAPSNATLAGPVENRTRQRLVGSGQTKTVSVAPASADKSVFPSSWYVGDPATVRSLGATGAYVVDTTPKSGGGAGGGIAGVVTPGLYQYFIAGMGGVVDLLGLATVGGGVLVLVVVYNVTRMSVRDRLDAIEVIRATGGTPRSLLAIFGVRAGLLTGVGIALGYALGIIVTRGVVNAAVAAGLRISLSPSVTPAVLRVLLPGFACLLFAGVAAGVLAVRPATKTPPSHLQQLYSQRGGTSETRWSKVDGRVPSVVDTTVLQWRAVVPAATILTIFVLIVLLVGSLVGVLAPLATTSGGTVTEPGAPYPMASRIDAGYADLLRQQGVTASPEIIVVQLRDGQPYLARGANWSSFAGVSNATLIDGRAPRDKYDAVIGRDLARTLNVGVGDSLTLGGASSPAFTQVTITGVYAAEGIGDDQLVVPLATAHDLSTDPGTVHFIRTAGGDARLSRSQSNTPDIVVSSVSAPDTAVRGTKIPVRISMRNARSTEKTRRLTVTLGSASNSRTITLGGGERRTVTMNVSASSLGNRTLRVGGYTQSVGVYSEPPLSVPTLPSQAPPNETMAVPVRTINGGNVSGATVRVGEQTARTNEDGIAVVRLPGEEGNYDLTVRKGNRTNTSRLHIASGATREPIGAVRVSPDEVSAVSRPTTKLVVFNPWSKPITRTLSLVTPTGTKEKTVSLDPYESAVTTSELGGAAGGSGSSDSNDRLTPGEYSVRLVSGGRTIAADSFTVHGDDRTFSTLARNTEYASGSGLGQAVRGVFGNFNLLLLVMVVLAGLTAVGGTTATFAQAVHARRRAVGVYRATGATRGRLVRILLADACRLSIPAIAAALVAALLTVRLLAVTGLFTVFGIRLSTAIPLPILALAVGSALVLMGLSVLIAALPYLLATPTAVQRGTTSGAAADRETETAFDSETESSFDRETESPFGRESESSFDRHETRPE from the coding sequence ATGGGGTATCAGCGGGGGCTTTGCACGCAGTGGTCACGTCGTGACAGATTGACCATCGTCATCATCGCGGTAGCGGTGGCGTTCCTCGTGGGAACGACGGTGTTGTTGGTCGCGGCGAACACGCAAACGTCGTCGATTTCGTCGGGATTCAGCGATTCGATGGCCGTCACCCACTACGACACGGTGGACGAGGCGAACGCCGCCGCCGGGGGAGACGACATCGTGCTTCCGGTCGCAGCGGTCGAGCAAAACGGGACGAGCGGGTACGTCGTCGGCGTCCCGGACGACGCGCCGACCGTTCTTCAGGATATCTCCGTCTCGTGGCGGGAAGCCCGGTTTCCGCACGCGCCGTCGAACGCGACGCTCGCCGGGCCGGTCGAGAACCGAACTCGACAGCGGTTGGTCGGGAGCGGACAGACGAAAACGGTCTCCGTCGCACCGGCGTCGGCGGACAAGTCCGTCTTCCCGTCGTCGTGGTACGTCGGCGACCCCGCCACGGTCCGGTCGCTCGGCGCGACCGGCGCGTACGTCGTGGATACGACGCCGAAGAGCGGCGGCGGGGCGGGAGGCGGAATCGCGGGCGTCGTCACGCCCGGCCTGTACCAGTATTTCATCGCGGGAATGGGGGGCGTGGTGGACCTGTTGGGACTGGCGACCGTCGGCGGCGGCGTCCTCGTTCTCGTCGTCGTGTACAACGTCACCCGGATGAGCGTCCGCGACCGGTTGGACGCCATCGAGGTCATCCGCGCCACCGGCGGGACGCCGCGGAGCCTGCTCGCCATCTTCGGCGTTCGCGCCGGACTGCTCACCGGAGTCGGCATCGCCCTCGGCTACGCGCTCGGCATCATCGTCACGAGGGGTGTCGTCAACGCCGCGGTGGCCGCCGGGCTTCGGATTTCGCTGTCGCCGTCGGTCACACCGGCCGTGCTCCGTGTTCTCCTCCCCGGATTCGCCTGCCTGCTGTTCGCCGGTGTCGCCGCGGGCGTGCTCGCCGTCCGACCGGCGACGAAGACCCCCCCGTCCCATCTCCAGCAATTATACAGCCAGCGCGGGGGGACGAGCGAAACGCGATGGTCGAAGGTCGACGGGCGGGTGCCGTCGGTCGTGGATACGACCGTGCTCCAGTGGCGTGCGGTCGTCCCGGCGGCGACGATACTGACCATCTTCGTCCTCATCGTGCTCCTCGTCGGGTCGTTGGTCGGCGTCCTCGCTCCCCTCGCCACGACGTCGGGCGGGACGGTGACCGAACCCGGCGCGCCGTACCCGATGGCGAGCCGAATCGACGCCGGATACGCCGACTTGCTCCGCCAACAGGGTGTCACGGCCAGCCCGGAAATCATCGTCGTCCAACTCCGGGACGGACAGCCGTATCTGGCCAGAGGGGCGAACTGGAGTTCGTTCGCGGGGGTGTCGAACGCGACGCTCATAGACGGACGCGCACCGCGGGACAAGTACGACGCCGTTATCGGCCGCGACCTCGCGCGGACGCTGAACGTCGGCGTCGGCGACAGCCTCACGCTCGGCGGCGCGTCCTCCCCCGCGTTCACGCAGGTCACGATTACCGGCGTGTACGCGGCCGAGGGAATCGGGGACGACCAACTCGTGGTTCCGCTCGCGACCGCACACGACCTCTCGACCGACCCCGGTACCGTCCACTTCATTCGCACGGCTGGGGGCGACGCGCGCCTGTCACGGTCGCAATCGAACACACCGGATATCGTCGTCAGCAGCGTTTCGGCACCGGATACGGCAGTTCGTGGAACGAAGATTCCGGTACGGATTTCGATGCGGAACGCTCGTTCGACGGAAAAGACACGGCGGCTGACGGTGACGTTGGGGTCCGCCTCGAACTCGCGCACGATCACGCTCGGGGGCGGTGAACGACGGACCGTGACGATGAACGTATCGGCATCGTCGCTCGGGAATCGGACGCTCCGCGTCGGAGGGTACACGCAGTCGGTCGGTGTGTACAGCGAGCCGCCGCTGTCCGTGCCCACGTTGCCGTCACAGGCACCGCCAAACGAGACGATGGCAGTCCCTGTTCGGACGATAAACGGCGGGAACGTCTCCGGTGCGACGGTTCGCGTGGGAGAGCAAACCGCGCGGACGAACGAGGACGGAATCGCGGTCGTTCGCCTGCCGGGAGAGGAGGGTAACTACGACCTGACCGTCCGCAAGGGGAACCGAACGAACACGTCACGCCTGCACATCGCGTCGGGGGCGACGCGCGAACCGATCGGAGCCGTTCGCGTTTCGCCGGACGAGGTGAGTGCCGTCTCCCGTCCGACGACGAAACTCGTCGTGTTCAACCCGTGGAGCAAACCGATAACGCGGACGCTCTCGCTCGTCACACCGACGGGAACGAAGGAGAAAACCGTCTCCCTCGATCCGTACGAATCCGCGGTCACGACGTCGGAACTCGGCGGCGCTGCCGGTGGTTCCGGGTCGAGTGACTCGAACGACCGACTGACGCCGGGGGAGTATTCGGTTCGGCTGGTGTCCGGCGGACGGACGATTGCGGCGGACTCGTTCACCGTCCACGGCGACGACCGGACGTTCTCCACGCTCGCCCGGAACACGGAGTACGCCAGCGGAAGCGGACTCGGGCAAGCCGTTCGCGGCGTGTTCGGCAACTTCAACCTCCTGTTGTTGGTGATGGTCGTCCTCGCCGGACTAACTGCGGTCGGCGGAACGACGGCGACGTTCGCCCAAGCCGTCCACGCGCGACGGCGCGCCGTCGGGGTGTACCGCGCGACCGGCGCGACGCGAGGGAGACTAGTTCGCATCCTCCTCGCCGACGCCTGTCGCCTCTCGATTCCGGCCATCGCCGCCGCGCTCGTGGCCGCACTGTTGACGGTACGGCTCCTCGCCGTCACCGGGTTGTTCACCGTCTTCGGCATCCGGCTCTCGACCGCCATCCCGCTCCCGATACTCGCCCTCGCGGTGGGGAGTGCGCTCGTGTTGATGGGGCTGAGCGTCCTCATCGCGGCGCTGCCCTACCTCCTCGCCACGCCGACCGCGGTTCAGCGTGGAACGACGAGCGGGGCGGCCGCCGACCGCGAGACGGAAACGGCTTTCGACAGTGAAACGGAATCGTCCTTTGACCGTGAAACGGAATCGCCCTTCGGCCGCGAATCGGAATCGTCATTCGACCGTCACGAGACGCGACCGGAGTGA
- a CDS encoding ABC transporter ATP-binding protein → MTETVLEANAVRVVRGGRDVIEDASLSIPTDAQLLVQGPSGAGKTTLFNVLGLLDTPTDGTVTIRGEDTASLSERKRAKLRRETLGFIFQDFQLIGDLTAWENAALPQDHTGERDEEWLETLFERLEIADRADQYPATLSGGEKQRVAIARALANRPAIVLADEPTGQLDPDTTEQVLDLLFRLQETADTALVVISHDMQLTPRFDTVVRLEDGRIRADPT, encoded by the coding sequence ATGACCGAAACCGTACTGGAAGCGAACGCCGTCCGCGTCGTTCGAGGGGGACGCGACGTCATCGAGGACGCCTCGCTCTCCATACCGACGGACGCACAGCTCCTCGTGCAGGGACCGAGCGGCGCGGGAAAGACGACGCTGTTCAACGTGCTCGGATTGCTCGACACACCGACGGACGGGACGGTCACGATTCGAGGCGAGGACACCGCTTCGCTCTCCGAACGAAAACGCGCGAAACTGCGCCGGGAGACGCTCGGCTTCATCTTTCAGGACTTCCAACTCATCGGAGATTTAACCGCGTGGGAGAACGCCGCCCTCCCGCAGGACCACACGGGCGAGCGGGACGAGGAGTGGCTCGAAACGCTGTTCGAGCGGCTCGAAATCGCCGACCGCGCGGACCAGTATCCGGCGACGCTCTCGGGCGGCGAGAAGCAACGCGTCGCCATCGCCCGCGCGCTGGCGAACCGCCCTGCCATCGTGCTCGCGGACGAACCGACCGGCCAACTCGACCCCGACACGACCGAGCAGGTGCTCGATTTACTGTTCCGACTGCAGGAGACGGCGGACACGGCGCTCGTCGTCATCAGCCACGACATGCAGTTGACGCCGCGGTTCGACACCGTGGTTCGATTGGAGGACGGGCGGATTCGAGCGGACCCGACGTGA
- a CDS encoding AAA family ATPase: MDPEAVYSVLAEEMKTVLIGNDDVVEGITVSLLTRGHILLEGVPGVAKTTIANAFAHTTGLDFTRVQMTPDLLPADITGTHVYREGTGEFQLQRGPIFTNLLVADEINRATPKTQSALLEGMQERTVTIEGDTLSLPSPFMVIATQNPIEMDGTYELPEAQRDRFQCKLTVDLPSDEDELRLIDRFDETPDLGPTDLSRVVTVDDILDARERVRTVHVAESVKSYIQSLVSASRTHSDLTHGGSPRATLALLHTAKARAAIHGRDYVIPDDVKALAVPVMRHRLVLSTEAELSDRSPVDVVEDLLDTVTPPNGVTDEVPVEGNADD; this comes from the coding sequence ATGGACCCCGAGGCAGTCTACTCCGTCCTGGCCGAGGAAATGAAGACCGTTCTCATCGGTAACGACGACGTTGTGGAAGGAATCACCGTCTCGCTTCTCACTCGTGGGCACATCCTTCTCGAAGGCGTCCCCGGCGTGGCGAAGACGACGATTGCGAACGCATTCGCGCACACGACCGGTCTCGATTTTACCCGCGTGCAGATGACGCCCGACTTGCTGCCCGCCGACATCACCGGCACCCACGTCTACCGGGAGGGGACCGGGGAGTTCCAACTCCAGCGCGGGCCGATATTCACGAACCTGCTCGTCGCCGACGAGATCAACCGCGCCACGCCGAAAACACAGAGCGCACTGCTCGAAGGCATGCAGGAACGGACCGTCACCATCGAAGGCGACACCCTGTCGCTGCCGTCGCCGTTCATGGTCATCGCCACCCAGAACCCCATCGAGATGGACGGGACGTACGAACTGCCCGAAGCGCAACGCGACCGATTCCAGTGCAAACTCACCGTGGACCTCCCCTCCGATGAGGACGAGTTGCGACTCATCGACCGGTTCGACGAGACGCCGGACCTCGGGCCGACCGACCTCTCGCGGGTCGTGACCGTCGATGACATCCTCGACGCGCGCGAGCGGGTGCGAACCGTGCACGTCGCCGAGTCGGTCAAATCCTACATCCAATCGCTCGTGAGCGCGTCCCGGACGCATTCGGACCTCACGCACGGCGGGTCGCCGCGCGCGACGCTCGCACTGCTCCACACCGCGAAGGCCCGCGCCGCGATTCACGGCCGCGACTACGTGATTCCCGACGACGTGAAGGCGCTGGCGGTTCCCGTGATGCGCCATCGCCTCGTCTTGAGCACCGAGGCGGAGTTGAGCGACCGCTCGCCGGTCGATGTCGTCGAGGACCTCCTGGACACCGTGACGCCGCCGAACGGCGTGACGGACGAGGTTCCCGTCGAGGGGAACGCTGACGACTGA
- a CDS encoding DUF4350 domain-containing protein — MKRPTDYPTPTLVLGALVLLVVVGLVVASSTSSASFGAYNGAWDGTSKLRGIATDRGAEPLVAHDTAAYSRVSPNETVAVILSPEGNYSATDQSRLRRFVRQGGTLLVAGDYGPETNRLLSALGTEARLDGRPIRDDRRRYRSPVMPVAGNVSNHSLVANVSSLTLNYGTAVVPNNATVLVSTSEFAYLDANRNRQLDDNEAISSLPVATVERFGDGRVLVVGDSSAMINSMLDRPGNREFVRAVIADNRTVLLDYSHTSRLPPLALAVLVLRESPLLQLLVGGGCLALVFAWAQRPEPVRRLWSSARSRLDERTSRLTGERATERSPVEPPKMSEAAMIAYLRDRHPDWDSERIRRVVATHRDERSN, encoded by the coding sequence GTGAAACGGCCGACCGACTACCCGACGCCGACGCTCGTCCTCGGGGCGCTCGTCCTCCTCGTCGTGGTCGGACTCGTCGTCGCCTCGTCCACGTCGAGCGCCTCGTTCGGCGCGTACAACGGCGCGTGGGACGGAACGAGCAAGCTCCGCGGCATCGCAACGGATCGCGGAGCGGAGCCGCTGGTCGCCCACGACACCGCCGCCTACTCGCGCGTCTCGCCCAACGAAACCGTCGCGGTTATCCTCTCGCCGGAGGGGAACTACTCGGCCACGGACCAGTCGCGTCTCCGCCGGTTCGTTCGACAGGGCGGAACGCTCCTCGTGGCGGGCGATTACGGTCCGGAAACGAATCGACTGCTCTCGGCCCTCGGGACGGAGGCGCGCCTCGACGGCCGTCCCATCCGTGACGACCGACGACGGTACCGCTCGCCCGTGATGCCGGTCGCCGGAAACGTTTCGAATCACTCGCTCGTGGCGAACGTGTCGTCGCTCACGCTCAACTACGGCACGGCGGTCGTGCCGAACAACGCGACCGTGCTCGTCAGCACGTCCGAGTTCGCCTATCTCGACGCGAACCGCAATCGGCAACTGGACGACAACGAGGCGATTTCGTCGCTGCCGGTCGCCACCGTCGAACGCTTCGGCGACGGACGGGTCCTCGTCGTCGGCGACTCCAGCGCCATGATAAACTCGATGCTCGACCGACCGGGCAACCGAGAGTTCGTCCGCGCGGTCATCGCCGACAACCGCACCGTCCTGCTCGATTACTCGCACACGTCGCGCCTCCCGCCGCTCGCGCTCGCCGTCTTGGTGCTTCGAGAGTCCCCGCTCTTGCAACTCCTCGTCGGCGGCGGTTGTCTCGCGCTCGTGTTCGCGTGGGCACAGCGGCCGGAACCCGTCCGTCGGCTCTGGTCGTCCGCCCGGTCCCGACTGGACGAGCGAACGTCTCGCTTGACGGGCGAGCGAGCGACGGAGCGGTCGCCGGTCGAACCGCCCAAGATGTCCGAAGCCGCGATGATAGCGTATCTGCGCGACCGGCACCCCGACTGGGACTCGGAGCGCATTCGACGCGTCGTCGCCACGCACCGCGACGAGCGCTCGAACTGA
- a CDS encoding metal-dependent hydrolase, producing MWPWGHLAVGYLCYSLWCRYRNRPPSALGAVTVAVGTQFPDLIDKPLAWTFALLPTGRSLTHSVFTAGLLLAALWVGARRYDKRLPLGAFAIGYLSHLAMDTVKPVMNGNFGDTSFLLWPVLSQPAYSTPKSFLAHFAEFEPTPFVLLQFALAGVALVVWILDGAPGFDEVRHLWPTTSRERVGER from the coding sequence ATGTGGCCCTGGGGACACCTCGCTGTCGGCTACCTCTGCTACTCGCTGTGGTGTCGATACCGGAACCGACCGCCGTCGGCGCTCGGCGCGGTGACCGTCGCCGTCGGCACGCAGTTTCCCGACCTGATAGACAAACCGCTCGCGTGGACGTTCGCCTTGCTCCCGACCGGTCGCTCGCTGACCCACTCGGTCTTCACCGCCGGACTCCTGCTCGCCGCCCTCTGGGTCGGCGCGCGACGATACGATAAACGCCTGCCGCTGGGTGCGTTCGCCATCGGCTACCTGAGCCACCTCGCCATGGATACAGTGAAGCCGGTCATGAACGGAAACTTCGGGGATACGAGTTTCCTGCTGTGGCCCGTCCTCTCGCAACCGGCATACTCGACGCCGAAGAGCTTCCTCGCCCACTTTGCGGAGTTCGAACCGACACCGTTCGTCCTCCTCCAGTTCGCGCTCGCGGGAGTCGCGCTGGTCGTCTGGATCCTCGACGGCGCACCGGGATTCGACGAGGTTCGTCACCTGTGGCCGACGACGAGTCGGGAGCGCGTCGGCGAACGATAG
- a CDS encoding HAMP domain-containing methyl-accepting chemotaxis protein, protein MTDRSHSRLSILDKLTIDGFDLRPKLIFAFVLVAGLVAVTGAVGYEAVASVDTESHKIAEDGREMDAAAEVIIAIEQQKGAIQAAQLGESGAKADFEDASERFDEQIRTLESAHLSAKEANRLSAIRSQHEEYDELGSQFFDARTAGETNRATRVAGEMTPLGTEMESEAHSIKQSVRTQMGEQVAAADSATRTSQLEIVGLTGLSFLAAIAIGLFVARRITSPVERLSDAAVAASEGDLDTDLDDHPEDDELGRMVDAFNDMQENLRGVFADLDGVSRNLKTGRLEQDITTDYPGTYGEIMRNIDEGSDQLSRSFREIRSASDDLRNGRLDRSVETDRPGQYGAVLDTLDDGMAQLSASFDQISTASEGLRDGRLEQAIDADRPGQYGTVLDDLADGTDQLSASFDQISAASEGLKEGRLDQRVETDFPGDYGDVTAALEAGIEQLGDSIETVQRIADEVAGSSEDVACSTEEIEQASEEVAESVEEISYGAETQSESFDEVLSEMNDVSATVEEIASAADEVAATAATAVERSETGQEYAAEATDEIHAIEARADEAVTQVATLEDEMAEIGDIVDMIANIAEQTNLLALNANIEAARAGEAGDGFAVVANEIKDLAEETARATDDIESSIADIQALTTETADGMGAMSARVENGSETIEDAIEMFDEIADASRQAEGGIREISDATGEQATSAEEVVSMIDEAASVSHQTAAEASTVSAATEEQTASLSEVSGNVQHLSDLAESLHEQVSNFDVRDGATAAAGSPARSGTATETRADGGSTAGTIAGSPFDRSADSSFDFLTDSPSGTRDD, encoded by the coding sequence ATGACCGATAGATCACACTCCCGTCTGTCTATACTGGATAAACTGACGATCGACGGCTTCGACCTCAGACCGAAGCTGATATTCGCATTCGTTCTGGTCGCCGGACTGGTCGCCGTGACGGGGGCCGTGGGGTACGAAGCCGTGGCCTCGGTCGATACCGAGTCCCACAAAATCGCCGAGGACGGACGAGAGATGGACGCTGCCGCCGAAGTGATAATCGCCATCGAGCAACAGAAAGGGGCGATTCAGGCCGCGCAACTCGGGGAATCGGGGGCGAAAGCGGACTTCGAAGATGCGAGCGAGCGGTTCGACGAGCAGATACGAACCTTGGAATCCGCGCACTTGAGCGCGAAGGAAGCGAACCGCCTTTCCGCGATTCGCTCCCAGCACGAGGAGTACGACGAACTCGGAAGCCAGTTCTTCGACGCGCGAACGGCCGGTGAGACGAACCGTGCGACGCGGGTGGCGGGGGAGATGACCCCGCTGGGAACCGAGATGGAATCGGAGGCGCATTCCATCAAACAGTCCGTTCGAACGCAGATGGGGGAGCAGGTGGCCGCCGCCGACAGCGCCACGCGGACGAGCCAGCTGGAAATCGTCGGATTGACCGGCCTGTCGTTCCTCGCGGCCATCGCTATCGGTCTCTTCGTCGCCCGTCGTATCACGTCGCCGGTCGAACGGCTCTCGGACGCGGCCGTCGCCGCGAGCGAAGGCGACCTCGACACCGACCTCGACGACCACCCCGAGGACGACGAACTGGGTCGAATGGTCGATGCCTTCAACGACATGCAGGAGAACTTGCGCGGAGTCTTCGCCGACCTCGACGGGGTTAGCCGCAATCTCAAGACCGGACGGCTGGAGCAGGATATCACGACCGACTACCCCGGCACTTACGGCGAAATCATGCGAAATATCGACGAGGGAAGCGACCAGCTCTCGCGGAGTTTTCGGGAGATTCGGAGCGCGAGCGACGACCTCCGTAACGGCCGACTCGACCGCTCCGTCGAGACGGACCGACCGGGCCAGTACGGTGCCGTCTTGGATACCCTCGACGACGGGATGGCCCAACTGTCGGCGAGTTTCGACCAGATCTCGACCGCGAGCGAGGGGCTGAGAGACGGCCGACTGGAGCAGGCCATCGACGCGGACCGACCGGGACAGTACGGTACCGTCTTGGACGACCTCGCGGACGGCACCGACCAACTGTCGGCGAGTTTCGACCAGATTTCGGCCGCGAGCGAGGGGCTGAAAGAGGGGCGACTCGACCAACGGGTCGAGACTGACTTCCCGGGCGACTACGGCGACGTGACGGCCGCCCTCGAAGCGGGCATCGAGCAACTCGGCGACAGCATCGAAACCGTCCAGCGAATCGCGGACGAGGTAGCGGGGTCCAGCGAAGACGTGGCGTGCAGCACGGAGGAGATAGAGCAGGCCAGCGAGGAAGTCGCCGAATCCGTCGAGGAAATCTCGTACGGCGCGGAAACCCAGAGCGAGAGCTTCGATGAGGTCCTCTCCGAGATGAACGACGTCTCCGCGACCGTCGAAGAAATCGCCTCGGCCGCGGACGAAGTGGCTGCGACGGCCGCCACCGCCGTCGAACGAAGCGAAACGGGACAGGAGTACGCCGCCGAGGCGACCGACGAGATTCACGCCATCGAAGCGCGGGCGGACGAGGCGGTCACGCAAGTCGCAACGCTGGAGGACGAGATGGCCGAAATCGGCGATATCGTCGATATGATCGCCAACATCGCCGAGCAGACGAACCTGTTGGCGTTGAACGCGAACATCGAGGCCGCCCGCGCGGGTGAGGCGGGCGACGGGTTCGCCGTCGTTGCGAACGAGATCAAGGACTTGGCGGAGGAGACCGCGCGTGCGACGGACGACATCGAGTCCAGTATCGCCGATATTCAGGCGCTAACGACCGAGACGGCCGACGGGATGGGGGCGATGAGCGCCCGCGTGGAAAACGGCTCGGAGACCATCGAGGACGCCATCGAGATGTTCGACGAAATCGCGGACGCCAGTCGGCAAGCGGAGGGCGGCATCAGGGAGATCAGCGACGCCACCGGCGAGCAGGCCACCTCCGCCGAGGAGGTCGTTTCGATGATCGACGAGGCGGCCAGCGTGAGCCACCAGACCGCGGCGGAGGCGAGCACCGTCTCGGCGGCGACCGAGGAACAGACCGCTTCGTTGTCGGAGGTGTCCGGGAACGTCCAGCATCTCTCCGACCTCGCCGAGTCGCTGCACGAGCAGGTTTCGAACTTCGACGTTCGGGACGGGGCGACGGCGGCGGCCGGGTCCCCCGCCAGGAGCGGGACCGCCACGGAAACCAGAGCGGACGGCGGGTCCACGGCGGGAACCATCGCCGGTTCGCCGTTCGACCGCTCCGCCGACTCGTCGTTCGACTTCCTCACCGATTCGCCGTCTGGAACTCGGGACGACTGA
- a CDS encoding AGE family epimerase/isomerase, whose protein sequence is MTLNYHDPRQLRREILRVLNFYYPDCIDTRYGGYVAQLDERDGFVYDGRTKHLVATARAVHNFSVGALLDGPAWCRTAAEHGLSFLSNHQWDAENRGYDWILRGRETADDTRYCYGHAFVVLASARALEAGIPGAEEELRRAVETIDRRFWEPDHGLYADRADGAWDDLAPYRGLNANMHTCEAMLVAHDVTGDARYLDRAYSIAERLVRDLAAETDGRLWEHYDSDWTHDMGYNEDQPDHQFRPWGYQPGHHLEWSKLLSQLADVRDEAWLRTSARELFDHATEMGWDDDHGGFYYTVDVDGSPVVADKYGWAITEGIGAAALLGRDNEAYLSWYDRLWEYAETNFVNTKHGNWFERLSRTNERDDPNRGTAVEPGYHPISNAFAAMDAF, encoded by the coding sequence ATGACCCTGAACTATCACGACCCACGACAGCTTCGCCGCGAGATACTCCGCGTTCTGAACTTCTACTACCCCGACTGCATCGACACCCGCTACGGCGGGTACGTCGCCCAGCTCGACGAACGGGACGGCTTCGTCTACGACGGCCGGACGAAACACCTCGTGGCGACCGCACGAGCGGTCCACAACTTCAGCGTGGGCGCGCTCCTCGACGGTCCCGCCTGGTGCCGGACGGCCGCCGAGCACGGTCTGTCCTTCCTCTCGAACCACCAGTGGGACGCCGAGAATCGCGGCTACGACTGGATACTCCGCGGCCGGGAAACCGCCGACGACACGCGCTACTGTTACGGTCACGCGTTCGTCGTCCTCGCCAGCGCCCGCGCGCTCGAAGCCGGAATCCCGGGCGCGGAAGAGGAACTCCGACGCGCCGTCGAAACCATCGACCGACGCTTTTGGGAACCGGACCACGGACTGTACGCCGACCGCGCCGACGGCGCGTGGGACGACCTCGCCCCGTATCGCGGGCTGAACGCGAACATGCACACCTGCGAGGCCATGCTCGTCGCCCACGACGTGACCGGGGACGCGCGCTATCTCGACCGCGCCTACTCCATCGCCGAGCGTCTCGTTCGGGACCTCGCGGCCGAGACGGACGGCCGCCTCTGGGAACACTACGACTCGGACTGGACGCACGACATGGGTTACAACGAGGACCAACCGGACCACCAGTTCCGCCCGTGGGGCTACCAACCCGGTCACCATCTGGAGTGGTCGAAGCTCCTGTCGCAACTCGCCGACGTCCGCGACGAGGCGTGGCTTCGAACGTCCGCCCGCGAACTGTTCGACCACGCGACCGAGATGGGCTGGGACGACGACCACGGCGGCTTCTACTACACCGTCGATGTGGACGGGTCCCCCGTCGTCGCGGACAAGTACGGCTGGGCGATAACCGAGGGTATCGGCGCGGCGGCGCTCCTCGGCCGGGACAACGAGGCGTATCTCTCGTGGTACGACCGCCTCTGGGAGTACGCCGAGACGAATTTCGTCAACACGAAACACGGGAACTGGTTCGAGCGCCTGTCCCGGACGAACGAGCGCGACGACCCTAACCGCGGCACCGCCGTCGAACCGGGTTATCACCCCATCAGCAACGCGTTCGCCGCGATGGACGCGTTCTGA